The DNA region TTGTGTCTAAATGAAGAATTTTGTCTTCTAACTTCTTTAACTCGACTAACGCCACTTCTTTAGAAAAGTGATCACTGTCAGCTACATCATCCACATAACGGTTGTATGCGTACAAGGCAGCGACGCCTTGAAATGCCTCTCTTGGTAACAAGTGGAAAGCTTGATAAAAACTTTTCGACTCCTTTGCCATAATGTTTTCGCAAGCTAAGTAAGATGCTTTTAGCACACTATTTGTTGACATTATCTCGTTTTCCCTCCATCAGTTTTATCATCTAGCATTAATTCACTAGCACAAATCTTCCCGCCTTCAATAACGGTAGGCACACCTGCACCTGGATGCGTTGAAGAACCTGTGAAATATAATCCCGAAACATTTTCAGCTTTAGATTGCGGTCTGAAATGATTGCTTTGCATCAAGGTTGGTTGCAAACCAAAAGTCGCACCACGGAAGGCGTTGAAGTGACTCTCGTAGTCGTTTGGCGTAAATACACGTTCTACTTCAATTTGACTTTCCAAGTTTTCTAATCCTGGTAGATTAGCCAATGTAGCCAATGCTTTTTCTTTATAGAACTGCACCGTTGACTCATCAAAGTCATATTGTGCTGTGCCTAATTCTGAAATGGGCATTAGTAAATAGAAACTAGATTTCCCTTCTGGTGCACGCGTTTCATCCACTTGAGAAGGTATATGTAGGTACATTGATGGATTGTCAATTAGACGACCATCAAAAATGCGTGCCATATTATCATCTAAATCTTCAGAGATGATAAAGGTATGGGTTTGTAAGTCTTTAAACGTACCGTCTACCCCCCAATAAAATACTAAGCAAGAACAAGAATAATCCATTTGATCTATTTTCTTGGCTGTATATTTACCGCGGTTTAAATCCCCATCAATTAAATGTTTCATAGTATAAGGGAAGTCAGCGTTTGAAATTACTTTTTTACTTGGGATAAATTGATCGCCAACTTGAAGTCCATTGACTTGTTGATTATCAATTAAAATTTTATCCACTGGTGTATTATAGTGAATAACGCCACCTAATTCTTCAAACAATTGAGCAAAACCTTTAGCTACGGTGTGCATGCCACCTTTGACATAATGAATGCCGTACAATAGCTCAATCATCGGAATCATATTATAAAGTGAAGGCCCATTTTTAGGAGAAACGCCTATATAAAGTGTTTGAAAAGCCATTAACTGCTGAATATCTTTATTTGGAATAAATTTCGCCATCATATGTTCTGCACTGTCAAATGTTTTTAATTTAAATGCGTTGACGATCATTGATGGATTATACATGTCTGATTTATACCTAAAAGGACGTCTGATAAAGTGATCCATCGCCACTTGGTATCTTTCAAACATTTCGGCAAGATATTGCAAGAAGCCTAGCGCAGTTTGTGGATCTTTTGACTCCATTAAAGCCATTAAATCAGTCAAATCATTGCTCACGCTATAGTGGCGATAAGGGTCTCCTTTAAAATATACATCATACATCGGGGTTAGTTTCTGCATAGGAATGTAGTCTTCTGGGTCCCGACCAGTTAATGTAAACAACTCTCTATATGCTTCTGGCCACATGACAATCGTTGGACCCACATCAAAGGTATAGCCATCTACTGCTATCTGGTTCATCTTACCGCCCGGCAACGATTCTTTCTCAAAGATTTCAACTTGGTATCCTGCATGCTGCAAGCGGATAGCTGCAGATAAACCACCTATCCCTGCCCCAATGATTGCGATTCTTTCTTTAGCTGTCATGTTATTGGTCCCCTTTTTATAGATTCATTTCATTATTTTATCACTTGATAAGTTTATTAATAACAGATTACCATTTAAGGTATAACTTTTCAAGTATAGGAGATTTATGCATGGCTTTTTTGTGGAATAAAGCTATAATATTAAATAGAGAGGAGTTCATCTCATCATGTCCTTAAAAGAATCTTCAAGCAGAAGTCGTATTATTGAAGTTGCACGAAATAAGTTTATGTCAAGTGGTTATAAAGCTACCTCTACTAGAATGATTGCGAAAGAAGTTGGGATTACACAACCAAACTTGTATTATCATTTTAAAAACAAGGAAAGCCTTTATCTTGGGGTTTTAGATGAAATAGGCGAGGAAGTATACACTGACCTATTGGCGATGGTTGAAAATGACCAACTTGACCTAACTGGTAAACTATTACAAATGTCTTATTATCTACAAGATAACCAAGACATGGATATCTATACTATGATGCAAGATATGCAAGCAGACATTTCCATTGAAAGTAGACGCATCCTATACCAAATCTTTCAAGAAAGTTATAAACGGCCGTTCATCTTATTATTTGATGATTACGAAAAGCAATTAAAACATCAGTTCACTGGAGAGAAAATCGCCACATATTTCTTTGTGACACTAGCCCCTTATATTTCTTCTAAACACACAATCAACAAAACGATTGCTTTGGAGGAAATGGTTGAGTTATTTCTGCACGGGATTATCTAGTAGAATAAGTTGTTTTTTAATAGAAACGTCATCATCATAAGGTACAAAAATAGAGGGTAAAGATTTTGATTTCAAATCTTTACCCTCTATTTTATTTGTATTAGAAAAGCTAAGATGAACTCTTTATCAGTCTTCATCTCTTAACCAATTGAATAATAGCTAAGTTGTGTGTCCATCTAGCATTTCATGTATGTATCTTTATATAGGCTTATTATTCTACTGATGCTAGGAAATGGTAAACTGGTTGGCCACCGTCTACAATTTCAACTTCAATATCTTCGTTAGCCGATTCGACTGCTTCAGCGATTAATTCTGCTGTTGCTTGGTCGGTTTCTTCACCAAAGATTAAAGTCACTAACTCCTTGTCTTCATCAATCATTGCATTCACCATATTGATGGTTTCTTTGACTAAGTCAGCATCTTCAGAAACAATTTTACCGTCTATAATGCCCATAAAGTGATCTTTATGGATTTCTAAGCCGTCAACTGTTGTATCTCGAACAGCCACTGTGACTTGACCACTAGTTACGTTGGCCATTTCAGCAACCATTGCTGCTTTATTGTCTTCTAATGTCCCGTCAGGGTTATATCCAAGCATGGCTGTTAAACCTTGAGAGATATATTTAGTTTCAACTACGGCAGCTGGAATTTCTGAAACTTCAACAGCTTGGTTAGCAGCCATAATGATATTCTTATTGTTTGGTAAGATAATCACGTTATCTGCATTCGCTTTGTTGATAGCATCTAAGATATCATTTGTTGATGGATTCATCGTTTGACCACCAGAGATAATTGATTTAACGCCCATATCTTTAAATAGGTTTTCAATTCCTTCACCGGCTGCAACAGCGATAATCGCTAGATTCGTCCGTTCCACTACTGGCGTTGACTCGGATTGGGTTGCCCCTTTCCCATCTAAGATATCGTCATGTTGTAGACGCATGTTATCTACTTTAATTTTCACTAATGAACCAAATTTTTGGCCATAGTTCATGACTTCACCTGGTGTTTCTGTATGTACATGAACTTTTACAATCTCATCATCAGATACAACCAATAATGAATCTCCGATACCATCTAAGTGGTTACGGAATGTATCATAATCAAATTCATCAGTAACTGTTTCACCTTCACCGATTTTGACCATAATTTCAGTACAGTAACCATAATGAATATCTTCTGATGCTACGGAATGAGCAGTGTTGAAGAAGTTTTCTTGGTGCGCTAGTTCTGTGACATTCGCTTTGTTTGGATCAGCTGATTTAACTGGAATAGATTCACCAGTTAATGATTCTAAGAAGCCATGAAAGATATATACTAATCCTTGACCACCTGAATCGACAACGCCCACTTCTTTTAACACGGGTAGTAAGTTGGGTGTGTTTTCTAGTGATGTTTGCGCTTCTTCTAGTACAGCTGTCATCACTTCAATGATGTCATCTGTTTCTTCAGCTTTTTGCATACCTGCTGCTGCTGAATCACGTGCTACTGTTAAAATAGTACCTTCTACGGGTTTCATAACAGCTTTTACCGCTGTATCAATACCGCGTTGGAAAGCATTCGCTAAATCTTGTGCTTCAATGGTTGTTTTACCTTCGATTGCTTTAGCGAACCCACGGAATAATTGGGATAAGATAACGCCTGAGTTACCGCGTGCCCCCATCAATAATCCCTTAGCTAAATCTTCTCCAACCTCACCAACGGTATCGGAATGTTGTTTAATTACTCGTTCGATACCTGATGTGTATGTTAAATTCATATTTGTTCCGGTATCACCATCTGGCACCGGGAAAACATTTAATGAATTCACGTATTCAGCATTCTCTGAAAGTCGGTTACCCCCGACTTCAAGCATAGATATGAACGCTTCAACGTCTAATACTGTTCTTTTCACCTAAAAATCCTCCTTGATTACCGCAACTAGTCTTCAATCACACGGACGCCTTGTACGTACACATTCACTACGTTTGCAGCAATACCTAATTGACGACCTAATTCGTATTTCACAGAACTTTGTACATTGCGACAAATTTCAGAAATTTTCGTACCGTAGTTGACGATAATGTATACATCCACTACTACTAAATCGTTGTTATCTACTGAAACAAGTACCCCTTTGGTATAGTTTTCTTGTTTAAGAATTTCTTGGATACCATCACGGATTTGATGTTTACTTGCCATACCAACGACACCGTAGTTTTGTGTTGTAGCCATACCTACGACTGTTGCGATAGATTCATTTGTAATATCAATTTCACCGAAGTCTGTTTGCATTTTTAATGCCATAAAAAATATCCTCCTTTTGAAGGGTTGTCTTGCTAGATTAATCTAGAACTTTATCGTTCTAAACAAATATAACTTCATTTATAACACTCATTTTACCACATACTAGGCTATTATACCTAAATATTTGACAAGTCGCAAACCCTTATAAAAGACACAAAAAAAGCCGTGGTCTTCCCTCACTGGAAAACTACGACCTTATTTGATTATAATCATAAATGGATTACGCGCGGGTAACTAAACCAGCTTTGATTGCGTGTGCAGAAACCCATACACGCTTTTTGTTACCATTTTCGTCGATGATACGAACTTTTTGTAAGTTTGCTTTAAATGTACGTTTTGTAGCATTCAATGCGTGTGAGCGGTTGTTACCTGAAGTCGCTTTACGTCCTGTGTAATAACATTCTTTAGCCATTGTCATAATCCTCCTCTACAAATTTTCATACCATAACATATTACTATACTTAACGTCATAAATCAAACTTATTTATGATAAAAATGATGATTGTACTTAATCTCGGGCTTGAATAGCGAGGATAAGACCATTACTAAAGGCAATTTTCATGGTATTTTGACCTGGTAGAAACTCATTTGAAATTAAAGCTAGTGGCGTTGGCATTTGATAGTTATCTAATGGGTAGACCACATTTTTAAGGGTTAAATCTGTGATTGGGGTCATGGCCACAAATGACAGGTATTTCATCTCTTTTAGGCGGTCAACTTGATGTTGCCCTGGTCTTAAGAATGAAACAGCATTGTTTTCTTCTACTAAGTGAACACGATCAATAATCGGCGCAAACCGTTCTTGGTAGATGAGCCATAAGTTAGACAATAAATGGTCTACCCTACCCCCTAACATACCAAATAGATGGTATCTTGCATTCGGATATAAGTCAGCGACTGATCCCAAGGCGTGCTCTGTGTCGGTTTCATCTTTCATAGGTTCTAGCTTTTCGATTGATGCTGCCTTTTTGGCTACTTGTTGATAGACCTTATCCTCGATTGAATCAAAGTCTCCTACAGCCAAATCAATTGGAAAATCCATGTCTAAGAGTTGTTTGGCGCCTAAATCGACACCCACAAAGGCTGTTTCTGAATCGTTGTGGGCGACTTTCTGCCGCTCGACATAGCCTTTAAAGAATTCGGGGTCAAAGGGTCCTGATCCGATGAGATAAACTTGCATATATCCACTTCCTCCTAGTGACTGCCAGTTAAAAAATTTTTTCAAGTACTAAAGATTACTTAATGGCCATTTTTAATGCATCAATTGGTTGTTTCACGTCGTCTTTATTGAAGATGTATGAGCCGGCTACAAAGGCATCTACCCCTTTTTCTGCACAGATTTTAGCCGTTTCATCGTTAATGCCGCCATCTACTTCGATTAGGAAATTGGCGTCATTTTCTGCTCTGAAAGTACTTAATTCAGCCATCTTATCAACAGTTGATTCAATAAATGATTGACCGCCAAATCCAGGGTTTACGGTCATCACTAAAATCATGTCGACGTCTTTTAGGATCGGTGCAATGGCTGATACGGGCGTCGCTGGATTAATGGCCACACCAGCTTTCATACCGTGTTTGTGAATGGTTTGGATTAAGCCATGTAAGTGACTAGTTGCCTCGTAATGAACAGTGAAATAATCCGCACCGGCATTGGCGAAGGTTTCCACATGGACTTCTGGGTTAGATACCATTAAATGGCAGTCTAGGGTCATCTTGGTGTTTGGGCGCAAAGCTTCAACGACGCCAGCACCAAAGGTTAAATTGGGCACAAAATGGCCGTCCATGACATCAATGTGAACCCAGTCAGCGCCGGCGTCTTCGATTCGATTTACTTCGTCAATAAATTTACCAAAATTCGCAGATAAAATAGATGGTGCAATATACATGTACATTCCTACTTTCTAATATTTGGGTTTTGCATTGTCAATTTCTTGGAAGATTTGTAGGTAAGAGTCATAGCGACTTTGTGCGATCTCACCGGCATCTAAGGCGGCTTTCACTGCACATTTAGGTTCTTGAATATGGGTACAACCACGGAACTTACATTGGTCTTGAATGGCCCGCATTTCTGGGAAGTAGTTAGATAATAAGACTTTATCTAATTGGTCGATATCGATACTAGAGAAACCTGGTGTATCTGCCACTTTCCCTTCGAAAATATCATGTAATTCCGTATGACGGGTAGTATGACGACCGCGTCCTAGTGATGTTGAGATTTCCCCTGTTTCAATCGCTAAACTTGGTAATAATCGGTTAAGCAAGGTAGATTTTCCAACCCCTGACTGGCCTACAACCACCATGGTCCGGTTGGCGACAAGTTCTTTTAATTGATCAAAATTTCCATCTAGGTCTGTTGATAAAATGACTTGGTAGCCGACTTCCTTATAGACCTTGATGAATTGGTCGATTCGGTCTTTATCCGCTTGACTAGCTTGGTCAGCTAAGTCCATTTTGGAAAAATATAAAATCGGTTCAATGTTCTCTGACTCTAAATAAACTAAAAAACGGTCTAATAATTTTGGTTGGATCTGGGGCTCAGTAACCGATGCTACCAACAAGGCCACGTCCACATTAGCTACTGCCGGTCGAATCATTTGGCTATAGCGTGGTAAGATTTTCATTACATAGCCTTCTTTGGTATTGTTGGCTTGAAATTCCACAAAATCGCCCACCAATGGTGTTGTTTGCGTATTTCTAAATTGGCCACGTGCCCGTGTGGTATAAATCACTTGGCTTTCTTTCTCTTCTACATAATAAAAACCAGACAAAGCCTTAATAATTTGGCCCGTGTATGTCGGCGCATTTGGTTGAATATAATCATCTTTTCTCTTCATGCTTTTGAAAAATACCTCCTTAATCAGTCAATTGTATATATCCTCAATAGATATAAAAATTTGTGTCTGCATACTTATGCCCTATTTTACCCCAAATTCTATATAAAAAACACTCCGACAATTTTTATTCATTGGAAGAGTCTTTAAAATGGCAAAAAAGGCGTAAACAATGATGTCTACGCCTTGTGCTGATTGGTATTTGTTTTGCTAATCTTCTACATTTGAACTTTCACGTTGGCTAGATGATGAACTAGCACTCGATGATGAACTTGACGATGAAGAACTTGAGCTGCTTGAACTACTATTAGATGATGAACTTGATGATGAGCTATCATCGTCTTCGTCGTCATCATCGTCATTGGATGATGAGCTTGAGGATGAGGATGAAGATGAAGAGCTTGAACTTGATGAACTAGATACTGGTTCCGGTCCATCAGACATCACAATATATAATTCATCTCCAGCTACAAATTCCGTACCTGGTGTAATTGATTGAGAAATCATAACACCATCCGGTACCCAACCTGAATATTGTGAATCAAATGAAGCAACTAAACCATTTGATTCAGCATATTGTTGAATTGACGCTCTATTCCATCCAGATAGATCGGCCATCGTAAAGGTTTCAACACCCGCAGAAACAACAAAGTTAATAGTTGTCTCACCAGGTATGACTGCTTCACCTTGTTCGATAGATTGACTCATGATGTCGCCTACTTCAACTGAATCAGAGTAGTCTTCTTCTTGGGTGACGGTGAAGCCTAATGCCGTTAATTCTTCTTCAATTTTCGTAAATGGTTGCCCAGTGTAATCCTTTAATTCATACGGTTCAGGACCTTGCGAAATATTGACATCGACTTCCGTATCATGTTTAACTTCTGTGTTTGCTGATGGACTTGAGTTGATCACACGACCCGCTTCAATTTCTTCATCATATACTGCTGTTACATCTCCTAGAACTAAATCTAAGCTTTCTAAAGTTAAGGATGCCTCTTGCTCTGTCATACCCGCTAAGTCAGGTACGGTAATATTGTGGCCTGCCATATAGTTATAACCTAGGAAAGCAATCAATAGGAGTCCGACAATGATTCCTGCAATAATGGCCATTGGCTTACGACTTTTCGGCTGTTTATTACTTGGTTTCCCAGGATTTTTATTGGGATTACTTGTTGGCTTGTTGCTACCGCCCTGATCGGTACCATCACCACTAGGACTTGGATTTGCTTGTAAATCGCTAACACCTGCAGCCGTTCCTGCACCCGCTAAGGCCGCTCCAGCTAAACCAGCGCCTGCAGCCAAACCAGCCTTATCTGCAATATCGTATTCATCTGAATCATCTAAAAGAGTACCTTCAGCATTTTCATCGGTTGCATCCGGTTCTGCATCGTCATCAACAGCTTTTTCACCAGCTGCCATTAACTGTTCTTCATCAGACTCTGCTAGACGCATTTGATTTTCGATATCTTCCTTGGCCATGACAATCGTTTCATTGGCCATGTTAGCTGGAATAAATACGGGCTCATTTTTCCGGTTATCAGAAAAGACCGTTTCTAAGTCGTCGATCATTTCTTGTGTAGTTTGGTAACGTGCAGATGGTTCCTTAGCTGTCGCTTTGGCTACCACATTGATTAAACTTTGTGGGGCATCATCCCGGTAAGCTTCGATTGGTGGTAGTGGTTCTTGGAAATGTTTTAAGGCAATTGAGACGGCTGATTCACCGTCAAATGGTACACGGCCTGTTAGCATTTCAAATAAAACGACCCCTAATGAGTAAATATCTGAAAGACTTGTTGCCATTGAACCACGCGCTTGTTCTGGTGATAGATAATGGACTGAACCAATAATCGAATTGGTTTGGGTGATACTTGTTTCAGAAGTCACCATAGCAATCCCGAAGTCCATAATTTTAATCGTACCATCGTAGTTGACCATAATATTTTGTGGTTTTAAATCACGGTGAACAATACCAATATCATGGGCAGCTTGAACACCTGATAAGATTTGAATCATCAAGTTTTGGATGATATCCACTGGAATTGGGTGGTTTTCACGGATATAGGCTTTTAAGTCCATTCCGTCCACATATTCCATCACGATAAACTTGCCTTCTTCGTCTTCACCCACATCAAATAAACTGACTACGTTTGGGTGGTTCAATTCAGATACAGATAGGGCTTCGCGCTCAAATCGTTTGGTGGCATCCATGGCATCTGTTTTCCCTACACGCAAGAATTTGATGGCTACATCGCGCTCTAGAATAGGGTCATAAGCAAGGTATACATCCGCCATACCACCTGAACCAATATGGTTCACAATTTTATAGCGTTCATCAATGATTTGACCAGATTTCATTAGAATTCACCCCTTTCATTTTCAATTTCATGTTCGAATGTTTCTTCCTTTTTTAAATTTGCTGGTGTTCTATGTGCGACAACCACCGAAACATTGTCTCGGCCTCCATGGTCGTTGGCAATAGCAATTAATTGGTCAGCTTTCGCTTCAATAGTGAGTCTTTCATCACTCAAAATGGCCATGGCCTCTGTTTCCTCAACCATATCGGTTAATCCATCTGAACATAATAGTAAAGTTTCATCTACTAAAAAGTCTACAACATCAATATCTACATCAACGTCAGCAGCAATACCCACTGCCCGAGTCACGATATTCTTTTGTGGGTGAACCTGAGCTTCTTCTTTAGTAATCATATCCATATCTAATAATTCTTGGACAAAAGAATGGTCTTTGGTAATCTGTTTAAGCGCATCCGCTTGATGAATATAGATACGTGAATCCCCTACATGGGCTAAAACCACTTGTGCCAAATCTTCTAATGGTACAGCTGCGACGATTGTTGTACCCATACCTGATAAATCATGATATTGGTTGGCTTTTTCAAATATATGGGCATTGGCAGCTTGGATTTGATTAGTCAACCATCCAGAAATGATATTGGCGTCCGTCATGTTTTCAGTGCTTTCCCAAGCATTTCCTACATGATAAATAGCCATTTCTGAAGCCACGTCTCCCGCGTTGTGGCCACCCATCCCGTCACAAAGCAATAAGATTGCTGCTTGGTCTTGGTTGTAAAAAACGCCTACTTGGTCTTGGTTTTGTTTTCGTTCGACACCGACATCAGTTTTGCTTGCGATTTCCATGTATGCTCACTTTCCTTCGCTAGTTTTTTTCAAAGCTGGCGATAAAGAAACCGTCAGACATATAGGTATGCGGTAGGATTTCAATTGTTCCATCTGCTCCTATTGACTGATCAAGATTGTCTCGCCAATGTTTAAATGACTTCAATGTTAGGTCAGGATGTTGGTCTAAAATGGCTTTGACCACATCTTCATTTTCTTCTCTTGTAATTGTACATGTAGAGTAGGTAATCACGCCACCCTTTTTCAATAATGGTAATGCTTGGTTCATAATTGTTACTTGAATGTCATGT from Aerococcus urinaeequi includes:
- the rsgA gene encoding ribosome small subunit-dependent GTPase A, whose product is MKRKDDYIQPNAPTYTGQIIKALSGFYYVEEKESQVIYTTRARGQFRNTQTTPLVGDFVEFQANNTKEGYVMKILPRYSQMIRPAVANVDVALLVASVTEPQIQPKLLDRFLVYLESENIEPILYFSKMDLADQASQADKDRIDQFIKVYKEVGYQVILSTDLDGNFDQLKELVANRTMVVVGQSGVGKSTLLNRLLPSLAIETGEISTSLGRGRHTTRHTELHDIFEGKVADTPGFSSIDIDQLDKVLLSNYFPEMRAIQDQCKFRGCTHIQEPKCAVKAALDAGEIAQSRYDSYLQIFQEIDNAKPKY
- the rpe gene encoding ribulose-phosphate 3-epimerase encodes the protein MYIAPSILSANFGKFIDEVNRIEDAGADWVHIDVMDGHFVPNLTFGAGVVEALRPNTKMTLDCHLMVSNPEVHVETFANAGADYFTVHYEATSHLHGLIQTIHKHGMKAGVAINPATPVSAIAPILKDVDMILVMTVNPGFGGQSFIESTVDKMAELSTFRAENDANFLIEVDGGINDETAKICAEKGVDAFVAGSYIFNKDDVKQPIDALKMAIK
- a CDS encoding DAK2 domain-containing protein, producing the protein MKRTVLDVEAFISMLEVGGNRLSENAEYVNSLNVFPVPDGDTGTNMNLTYTSGIERVIKQHSDTVGEVGEDLAKGLLMGARGNSGVILSQLFRGFAKAIEGKTTIEAQDLANAFQRGIDTAVKAVMKPVEGTILTVARDSAAAGMQKAEETDDIIEVMTAVLEEAQTSLENTPNLLPVLKEVGVVDSGGQGLVYIFHGFLESLTGESIPVKSADPNKANVTELAHQENFFNTAHSVASEDIHYGYCTEIMVKIGEGETVTDEFDYDTFRNHLDGIGDSLLVVSDDEIVKVHVHTETPGEVMNYGQKFGSLVKIKVDNMRLQHDDILDGKGATQSESTPVVERTNLAIIAVAAGEGIENLFKDMGVKSIISGGQTMNPSTNDILDAINKANADNVIILPNNKNIIMAANQAVEVSEIPAAVVETKYISQGLTAMLGYNPDGTLEDNKAAMVAEMANVTSGQVTVAVRDTTVDGLEIHKDHFMGIIDGKIVSEDADLVKETINMVNAMIDEDKELVTLIFGEETDQATAELIAEAVESANEDIEVEIVDGGQPVYHFLASVE
- the rpmB gene encoding 50S ribosomal protein L28, producing the protein MAKECYYTGRKATSGNNRSHALNATKRTFKANLQKVRIIDENGNKKRVWVSAHAIKAGLVTRA
- a CDS encoding Asp23/Gls24 family envelope stress response protein, producing MALKMQTDFGEIDITNESIATVVGMATTQNYGVVGMASKHQIRDGIQEILKQENYTKGVLVSVDNNDLVVVDVYIIVNYGTKISEICRNVQSSVKYELGRQLGIAANVVNVYVQGVRVIED
- the pknB gene encoding Stk1 family PASTA domain-containing Ser/Thr kinase, whose translation is MKSGQIIDERYKIVNHIGSGGMADVYLAYDPILERDVAIKFLRVGKTDAMDATKRFEREALSVSELNHPNVVSLFDVGEDEEGKFIVMEYVDGMDLKAYIRENHPIPVDIIQNLMIQILSGVQAAHDIGIVHRDLKPQNIMVNYDGTIKIMDFGIAMVTSETSITQTNSIIGSVHYLSPEQARGSMATSLSDIYSLGVVLFEMLTGRVPFDGESAVSIALKHFQEPLPPIEAYRDDAPQSLINVVAKATAKEPSARYQTTQEMIDDLETVFSDNRKNEPVFIPANMANETIVMAKEDIENQMRLAESDEEQLMAAGEKAVDDDAEPDATDENAEGTLLDDSDEYDIADKAGLAAGAGLAGAALAGAGTAAGVSDLQANPSPSGDGTDQGGSNKPTSNPNKNPGKPSNKQPKSRKPMAIIAGIIVGLLLIAFLGYNYMAGHNITVPDLAGMTEQEASLTLESLDLVLGDVTAVYDEEIEAGRVINSSPSANTEVKHDTEVDVNISQGPEPYELKDYTGQPFTKIEEELTALGFTVTQEEDYSDSVEVGDIMSQSIEQGEAVIPGETTINFVVSAGVETFTMADLSGWNRASIQQYAESNGLVASFDSQYSGWVPDGVMISQSITPGTEFVAGDELYIVMSDGPEPVSSSSSSSSSSSSSSSSSSSNDDDDDEDDDSSSSSSSSNSSSSSSSSSSSSSSSSASSSSSQRESSNVED
- a CDS encoding phytoene desaturase family protein, with translation MTAKERIAIIGAGIGGLSAAIRLQHAGYQVEIFEKESLPGGKMNQIAVDGYTFDVGPTIVMWPEAYRELFTLTGRDPEDYIPMQKLTPMYDVYFKGDPYRHYSVSNDLTDLMALMESKDPQTALGFLQYLAEMFERYQVAMDHFIRRPFRYKSDMYNPSMIVNAFKLKTFDSAEHMMAKFIPNKDIQQLMAFQTLYIGVSPKNGPSLYNMIPMIELLYGIHYVKGGMHTVAKGFAQLFEELGGVIHYNTPVDKILIDNQQVNGLQVGDQFIPSKKVISNADFPYTMKHLIDGDLNRGKYTAKKIDQMDYSCSCLVFYWGVDGTFKDLQTHTFIISEDLDDNMARIFDGRLIDNPSMYLHIPSQVDETRAPEGKSSFYLLMPISELGTAQYDFDESTVQFYKEKALATLANLPGLENLESQIEVERVFTPNDYESHFNAFRGATFGLQPTLMQSNHFRPQSKAENVSGLYFTGSSTHPGAGVPTVIEGGKICASELMLDDKTDGGKTR
- a CDS encoding thiamine diphosphokinase — encoded protein: MQVYLIGSGPFDPEFFKGYVERQKVAHNDSETAFVGVDLGAKQLLDMDFPIDLAVGDFDSIEDKVYQQVAKKAASIEKLEPMKDETDTEHALGSVADLYPNARYHLFGMLGGRVDHLLSNLWLIYQERFAPIIDRVHLVEENNAVSFLRPGQHQVDRLKEMKYLSFVAMTPITDLTLKNVVYPLDNYQMPTPLALISNEFLPGQNTMKIAFSNGLILAIQARD
- a CDS encoding TetR/AcrR family transcriptional regulator, with protein sequence MSLKESSSRSRIIEVARNKFMSSGYKATSTRMIAKEVGITQPNLYYHFKNKESLYLGVLDEIGEEVYTDLLAMVENDQLDLTGKLLQMSYYLQDNQDMDIYTMMQDMQADISIESRRILYQIFQESYKRPFILLFDDYEKQLKHQFTGEKIATYFFVTLAPYISSKHTINKTIALEEMVELFLHGII
- a CDS encoding Stp1/IreP family PP2C-type Ser/Thr phosphatase; amino-acid sequence: MEIASKTDVGVERKQNQDQVGVFYNQDQAAILLLCDGMGGHNAGDVASEMAIYHVGNAWESTENMTDANIISGWLTNQIQAANAHIFEKANQYHDLSGMGTTIVAAVPLEDLAQVVLAHVGDSRIYIHQADALKQITKDHSFVQELLDMDMITKEEAQVHPQKNIVTRAVGIAADVDVDIDVVDFLVDETLLLCSDGLTDMVEETEAMAILSDERLTIEAKADQLIAIANDHGGRDNVSVVVAHRTPANLKKEETFEHEIENERGEF